The genomic DNA TGTAACAGGACACCTCTACAGAAAGAGTAGAACTAACATTCTCAGGCACCTCTTTGCGGTCCATTGTCATCTCAATGACATCATTGTACACATCAAGCTCAACCTCCTGCCACATGGACCCACTCTTTATAGAGTAGAATGATGATGGGAAATAGCATTTGGAGTAGAAATAAACAGCAGATAATAATccataattgtttttaatcttggGGATGAGTCACCCTCagtttatttccaaatttcttctgTCATCAGCTgttcatttctttactttgaaAATCACCAGATTAACATTGCCAAAGGCAGGTAGGAAATGATCCAAGAGGACAATTCTGAGGTATCACATGGTGAGTTGATGAGAAACCAGGAACAAGACAATCCTCAGGAAAGTCTCTTTTTTGTCCCAGCAGAGGCACCAATGTGTGAACCTAATTCACACTTTCTTTATTCCAATTAGGTTGTTTTTATATCAGTGTAATTTTAGAATAAGACTTGGTGGGGATTATTCATTTCCTGGGAAATTCTGTCCATGATTTTGCAAGATATCCAAATAGGTCTAATGCCAAAATTCATTTCACACCAAGAAACTATGTTCTTTTTACTTCACTTTCTTACTActttcatgtatctttttattCTCAAAGTCTTCTTTCTGTACAATGAATTTCAGAGCAGAATAGCCAAACGGATATTCTAACATCATGAACATAGGAAATGTGATCTATTTAGATGTGAGCTGTCAAAACCTGGGTGAATCTCCTCTGTCCATCAATCTACCAGGGTCTTTAGATCTGTAAAGTGTAAACTTgctattttatctatattttactTGTCTTCTTTGAGCTGATTGGGGTCTTAAACCCATTTATCCTCTAACTCCTCCTCTGGGTTGGAAAGAGGAGATTGGAATCCAGATGTTCTCCCTAGAAACCCACTCCAAGTCACAGTCCAACTGCTACAGAAAGATGGAGGTCTCAGACTGTCCCCAGCATCCTCTTAAAAACACAAGGCTGCAAACTCAGATTAGTAGCCACTCACTTATGTCCGAAAACCATTCCCGAACTCACATTTACTCTTTACGCTTGTCTCAGATGATGTCTATATAGGCAGCAAAGTAGAAAGTTCCACCTAATAATCCCACCTAATAATTCAGGACCAACACATATAGTTTTCATTTGAAATCTCCacataatttaagaaacagacaaaaaatatcTGGCTGAGTGCCGTTTTCCCCTTTGCTTTGATTTTGTGGGCACAATCATAAATGTCTACTACTAGTGAGTTTTCAAATGAGTGGGGCTCAACCTGGAGTTCACTGGATAGCAGGGAACTATTTATTGTCTTGTTTTTGGTTTAGCTAATATATTTGCAAACGTTATCAAGATATCCTGCCATAGCCACAACCCTTCTAAAACACACAGATTAAATGTCGATTTGTGACGAGTGTCCACATACTCATTCATGCTAGATGATGGGACTCTGTATGGGGCGGTGAGGGCGAAAGTTTGTCCCAACTCCTCCTGGAAAAGTTTCCCGCGCCCCCAGATTTCACATTAGCTAAAATGAGTGAGCATCAGCTCCTGACGCATTCGGTCAGCCTCTAGGTCCAGGGACTCCATGTGCTCATACTCTTCCTCAGGGGGCTGTTCCATGGGTCCTGTCATTGGAGAGGACCAAACATCCATCCCATGCTCCAGGGAGATGTTGTGGAGGACACAACAAGCCAAGATAATGTGGCTGGACTTTTCTGGTGAGTACTGCAGTGCCCCTTTGGATCCATCCAGGCAGCGGAATCGGGAACAGAGGGTTCGGAAGGTCTTCTCAATCACACTGTGAGTAGCAGAATGGGCCATATTATAGCGATATTCCGCTGGAGTTTCAGGAATGTGAAGGGGGGTCATGAGCCAAGTACGGAGAAAGAAGGAATTGTCACCTGTGGGGAAGGTCCAAAGAAACAATAAGTCATTCTTATTGGAatacaaacagaaaggaaaatctaGGAACATATATAGAGAATGGATGCAACAGACTCTGGAGCCACCATGCCCCAGAAAAACCAAGAGGGAAATGTTGTGGTAAAAAGAAGGCATGCTAGGATCACGAGCAGTAAGACATGGGTCTTGGCTGGAAATATCCTTGGTTTAAACCAACACAGAAAAAGGCTGacagctttaaaaacaaacaaccaaacaaacaaacagccaaGTCTGAAAAAAATGTGGGAAGAAGGTGAAGgcactgaaggaaataaaatccctGACTTTCTACTCAGAGATCTTGTTCTTTAGTAAAagattagggggcacctgggtggctcagttggttgaaggtccgacttcagctcaggtcatgatctcgcagtttgtgagtttgagccccgtgtcaggctctgtgctgacagctcagagcctggagcctgcttcagattctgtgtctccctctctctctgcccctcccctgctcactctctgtctctgtctctcttgaagacaaacattaaaaaataattttgaaaaaggttAGTAAAAACTATCATATAGCAAGCAAACCTTCAAAATCTCCAAAGAGAAAAAGTACAAGAGAGAAAGAGTTCTTCCAGGAAAGCTCCAAACACTTGTGAGGAAAATTTCTAACCTTACCATTACAGTGTCAGGTCTGAAAGCACTACCTACGGATTTCAGAGTGCATATCTCATGGACAATAATCATTCATCCTCCCAGTGCTAAGAACAAGATCAAAGTCCCAGCACCTGTGGCAGAGATCAGAACTCAGGTGTTCCTAGATATTACATTCGCTAGAACCGTGCTTTGTAACAGAAACTGGtagaatttcacataaatacAATGATACAAATAGTAACAGCAATAAGGAAATCAGATCATAAGTcagttaaaataatatatgcaagGCATTTTCCTAAGGTGACTTGCTTATCAAATGATCTCAGGCAACGCTAAGAACAAACTACAATACAAGACTGGGATGCAATGTCCTGTTACAACAGTACAATGTTTCTATAATGCTTAATTGTCCTGACTCACTACAGCCGGCCTGGGGGATGAAATGTCTCACACAGAGGCACAACCCCTTAGAAATCTGAGACAACTTGAGAGTACCAACTTGCACAATAGCTGTGTTCCTGACCCACTATCAGTTTTGGTATGTAGTTATGGACGGTTCAGAGAGTCGGGGCACTGTCCCAAAACATACACAATTCCTTTCTCTCAGAAGCTTACCTTTTAAAGAACTggattaactttatttaaaaaaattttttaggggcacctgggtggctcagtcagttaagcatctgactcttgatttcagctcatggttcACGAGAGAAAGGAGTTGTGTATGTTTTGGAACAGTGCCCTGACTCTCTGAACAGTCTGTAACTACATACCAAAACTGATAGTGGGTCAGGAACACAGCTATTGTGCAAGTTGGTACTTCTCTGCATTTGTTTATATTGTATCTGCACTCTCAGTGtggattgggattctctttctctccctctctctctgcccctctcctgcttgagctctctctcaaaataaataaacttttaaacaattatttcttttattattttttaaaatattttattttattttttaatgtttatttacttttgagagagagagagacagagagtgagcaggggaggggcagagagagagggagacacagaatctgaagcaggctccaggctctgagctgtcagcacagagcctgacacggggctcaaacccaccaaccatgagatcatgacctgagccgaagtcggacactcaaccaactgaggcacccaggcacccctaaagattttatttttaagtaatctctacatctaatatgaggctcgaacccacaaccccaagatcaagagttgcacgctctaccaactgagccagacaggtgccccaccccaccaaatttttttttttttaatgtttttacttacacataattgacatacaacattgtattaTTTGTAGGTGTACCGGAttagctttaaatatttaagaagcctcataataacattttcaaattttacatttagTTGACTTCCTCCTTAAGTACAAACTATCTTAGTTGAGCTCTACCTACTAAATACTGAATTTAAGAAACTGAtgctgaaaataataatgaaaatagtatCAGTGACtcattgaatacctactatgtagCAGGCACCGTGCTGGGCACTTCAAAAGTATTATTCCTTATTATCCAATCCCAACTCTGCCAGGTAAGATATTACtgaactcattttataaatgagaagatCAAAATATATGTCAGCCATCCTCTGATATGccaggcaaaggaaagagaaggagctgGTCACTAAACACTAATGTCAGACTCAGAGTCAGGAAAACAATGGGGTAATGCTGTAAAAGAGAGTAAGATAAACATTAAGATGAATGCCAAAGCACAGAGATACTAAATGGTATTTGTTAAACGTTTCTCTAAGAAATAGTATGAGCATTAGATGTGGAGACATAAAAAACAAGCTACTTAATGCAGACCTTTCATAAAATGCTCCATCGTTATTAACTGGTTATAATCCGAGCACCACTGAAAATCAGACACTCAGGAGGGGATTAGGATCAGAATTGTTAAACAGATTACAATTGCTTACATGATCAGTCATCCACAAGACATTCTGGCAGATCTTACCCAAAGCTGCTTAACAATACTAGGCCAAGAGCTGAAGAAATAAGAACTCAGGCTGAATCGTTTGCAGTACATTTAGAGAAGAGGAATTAGGTAATGCAGTTCTGAAGGGAGACATGAGAATGACACGAAGGGATGACACCCATGGTGAAAAtatgctaaacacacacacacatacacacacacacacacacacacacacacacacacacacacacaggatctcCCATACACCCCTTTGATGAAAACACTATTctgaattttgtcatttttccccatttgtttATATTGTATCTAAGCAATATAATATTGctcttggttttaaatttttataaaaatgatttcatactaaaaacaaaacataaaacaaattaaaaacaacaacaaaaggaatcTGGTTAATTCTACATTTGGCAAACAGAACTATTCCACAAATCTAATGGCGTTAAGATACAATCagcctttttttaatatatatatatacatttattttgagagagagagagcaagagcaggggaggggcgaaaagagagaagagagaggatcccaagcaggctccatgctatcagtgcagaacccgacatggggcttgaattcatgaaccatgagttagatgcttaactgactgaaccacccaggtgcccctacaatcagccatcttctcttttttaacatcTTGCCATTCTTCTAATCCTGCCAATCTTCCCCTAAATTATTACCCCATATTATCCCCACAACTTTTAGATAccagtgttttctaaatttatctaTTTGTATGAATCATTTGAGGGATCTATTAAAAAGGAGATCTAGCTTTCTTTGAAGATTCTCACTCCCAAAGTTTGATGTGGCCCCatgatgtgtatttttaataaattctccGGATAACTCTTGATTTGGAAAATTTGTGAAACACTGTACTAGTTCAGGGCTCTTCAAACTAGTTTTCTTGTTAGAGTTCATGGAGGCTTTGCAAGGGGTATGTGCTAGAATTGCTACTATTAAGGGAATCAATTTCCACATGGGTATATTTTTCTCATCCCTAGTGCCTACCTAGCATGTAGCCGGTACCAAAACcggcttaataaacattttttcgaTGTTGTTGCCATATCCATCTCTCCCACTTTCACTCTTCCTGTAAAGAAGGGAATCagaaaagtatataaaagttTGTCAGagttgggatgcctggatggttcaTTCATGACGGCATGCGACTgttgatctccgggtcatgagatcaaaccctgtgggcgtagagcctacttaaaaaaaaaaaaaaaaaaaaaaaaaaaaaaaagcagtttttccTTGTTTCCAACTATGTCCTGTAAACACCTCAAAAAACTAAAGCCATATTTTCAACTGAATCTGGGGTCCCAAGGGGTGAAGGAAACGGAAGTAATTCCTACATGACCTTGAGGTCCTTAGCAAAGGGAGTATTTGCTGAATAGAGTTAATTCTTCATGTGACCTAGTTTTAAAAGTTAACCACAAGTGGCTTAGATACtctgccttaatttcctcatccacaaaaatGTTGGTAATATTAGTATTTAACTCCTTAAGAGTTTttataaggattaagtgagataatctAATGCAAAGTGCTTACAACATTGCCTGACAAATTCTAAGTGCTCAGTATGTTTTAGCTGGCTTTACAGTAGAGGTACCAAAGTGATTTCATAAGAAATGAGCTTGGAACCAAGAAGTCTCACAGCTGCAGAAGTAACTAGATGAGATACTTGCAAAACAGACTTTCTTTCATGTCTTGGTGTGACttgtttgaaaaaaaactttgaaagttCAAAAAAGGCACAAGGTGGGATTAAGATAAAGGTCTGGTAGGGTAAAGAGAAGGTGGTAACTGAAGATGGTGTGTAGAAGCAAGAACTCAAGAAAATCAGAGTTCCAAGACGTTGCATGTGGTACCCCAGCAGCCTTAAACCAATCAGCGTGACAGCAGTCTCTTCCCACTTGGAACATGGGAGAAATAAAAGGATATCAAAGAGAAATAATTCCTGAGTGCCTATTTCATGTTGAACACTGTTATAAGTACATGCAGTGCAGATATGATCAGTGGTTTTGAAAGAGAGGTCTTCCAATCATTCaggtttctttttgtctctcacaTAGTATGTTGTATAGAAGATAACCTTTGTCCTACTGCTCATATAAGAGTAgtgctttaaaacaaacaaagagaactAAGCTGCCAAGCTCAAGGGTATTATCGCTATTATCCAACCACATTCCTCCCAGCTGTGCAGTCACCTCAGTGTGCACTGCTCGGTTTTGAATGGGTTCGTGTCCTACTTACATCGTTAAGTCAGGCTTCCCAACAGCATTTGGGCAGATCTGTGAAGTGAGTTCCCATAAGAACTGTGTAAGTGCACTGCTATCATTTTCATAGAGACACCACAGTGTCTTATATCACACAAATCTTATATTTGCACAATACTTTATAGTGAACTCTCGTATATATCACCTGATCTTAACAAGAGGTATTACTACTGTTggcattatttttaacattttacacaTAAGAATTCAGGCTTAGTTGTATGGGTGTACTGTATTTAACCAGATCTGTACTGATTAAATATTTTGGCTGTATTTAAGGGGAATGTTTTTGTAgggttgttgttgcttttgtttccaactataaaacactgctgcaatgttattttatttcacatcaCCGctactcatatttatttattgaatacactttctttgtgcttattttatttttgagagcgagagagagaaagagacagaatgaacaggggaggggcagagggagaggagaacagagaatctaaagcagactctgcactgacagcagagagctggatgccgggcttgaactcacgaactttgagatcatgacttgacctaaAGTCAACCACTTAACTGACATACCCAGACATCCCAACTACTGTTCTTATTTATGAAGAAATGCCTCAAGATAAATCCTTAGAAGTGAAGATCTGGGTCAAATGCTATGTTTTAAAATGACGTTTCATGAATGTCTTTTTAagtgttgattaaaaaaaaaaaattaaggctcagagagtTCTCAcctgaggtcttttttttttcaagagagagtgcaagccggggagaggagcagaggaagaaagagagagaatgagagagaatcccaagcagactccacgctcagcacggagtccaacacTGGGTTTGAcaccacgatcctgggatcatgactcaagccaaaatcaagagtcagatactaaactgattgagccacccaggtgcccctgacgtctcattaaaaaaaaggacaggacCGAGACTCAGGTCTATAGACTCTCAAATTTCATTCTACTCTGCTACATAATTTTTCTATAGCTACAAAATGAAGCATTCACACCTGCAGACTTACCAAGCAGCCAGCTATCTTTGTGCATTCCGGCTTCAAACTGACTACTGAGGGAGGATTGCTGCAGCACAGCATAGTCCTGTAGGCTACCTGGCCAGTTGGTCTCCACAGTCATTAATGCCCCTCTGATGTCACACACCATCAGGCAGTTTAAAGAATGCAGACCTTTGCGGTTCACATAGGAGAGATCTTCAGCATTTGGTGCCTTGATTGCCACATGGATACAGTCAACCACCCCTATCACCCCTGGCATCCCTGCCAACCCATAGAATTCATCCTTCACAGCCTGCATGGAGGCTTCATCAGCTGGGAAGCGAATGAACTGTGTGGCTCTTTCCACAAGTGCTTCAGTGACATTGGCAACACATCGACTCATAGATGCCTGACTGATTCCAATAGCGTCTCCCATCCGAGTCTGGAAGGAACCTGAAGTATAGAAGCCCAGTGCTGCAAGGATTTGTGTCTCTGGGCTAATAGCCCTGGATCTCTGAGTAGGTCTAGAAAGACTCGCCCCTAAGAGTTCCACCAAGTAATAAATGAACTGTCGAGGAAACCCATACATGGACATCAAATATTCATCGGTCACATCATCCAGCTTAAAGCGGTCCAATGTCCGGTGACCTCGGCCATACAACAAGAGATCACAGTCAAGCACTGTTATTGGTATAGCCATGGTACATGCAAATGtgatctctccttccctctgctacTTTTCCTGAATTCCTCCCAGTGAAGATGTTGGTGCAAGAAGGTATTTAAAGAAGTGTCAGCATTCAGCAGCTAAATGGTTCAGCATCCATCAGTTAAATGGTTCTGGCATTTGTAATCTTCTCTCTGTAAAGGTTAGAAGAAAAAAGCATTAGAAACCGACCAAAGGCATCAAAGTGATTCAAAGGCTACAACAGTTCCTTTTCTCAGATTTCCATTCTGTCCAAGCAAAAGGTGCTACACCTGTAACTGGGTTTTTCTCCACTAGCTCATGGCTGCCCAATAGGCTCACTTTGGTTTGAAAGATAATAGGAGTTGTTTCCTATGTAGCAGAGCAGCTCCCTCACTGCTATCTATTGAAAGTCAGCCCTCAATACAAGGgtttgtaagaaagaaaaaaaaagaaagaaaaaagaaaaagatagatagatCATGGAAGTTGATTTTGGTGGCTCACTTAATGCCTGGCATTTGAACTGGTTAAAGCAAAAGCTTAatgttggaggggcgcctggctggctcagtctgtacagCCTGCAATGCTTGATCTTCTGGTTTTAAGTTCCAGCTCCAGGTagagtgtagaaattacttaaaaataagatcttaaaaaaaaaaaaatgaatggaggcGACAGCATAAGTTATCCTTAAGGTAAAAGAGGTCTGCTCCTAACTACACAGGTCACGAACTAGCTGATATAAGTCATAACTATTCAGGGCAGGAATTGGTTCCAGCGGGTTTCATTACCCAAGCCCTCTGGTTCCACCTGTTAAGTACAAGATGGACGTGAGGGGTGCTCAAACCAGTCTAACAAGAGAGGAGGGGCAAAAAACTACCCACAGCCCAGCCTGGTGGACGCAGGTCATATGCTTTCCCTTCTCCTCACTAAATCCAAATCTTGAGGCTGAGGACCAGAAAGTAGGGAAGACCACACAGATTGGAAGGTAGGCTCAAAAAGAAGATCCTGGAATAGCTAGAGCTGGGAGGCGACGCTGCCGCTTTTAAAAGGCACCTCAGAAACTTAGAAGTCTGATTACGCTGGCCACTCAAAGTCAGCcaaggcccatcacccacctctCCGCGGCTGCCAGGTTACCAGcattccccacccacccatccagccCCGTCCTGCCCTCCTCCGGAACCGGCAGCCTGGCACTAGCCGCCACGGCGCTCACCATAGGCACCGCCCCCCTTGCGTCAGCGTCCTCCCTACGCCACATCTCAACTGCCGTTGCCACCACTACGTGCGGAAAGGCGGCGCACATTCCACCCCCGGCCCAAAAGTTCTCGCCCTTTCAAGGACCCCCCTCTTTACGCCTTATTTCCTTCAGAGACACGTGGAAAAATTGGTGAGAaagatttatatgaaaatataatcaaCTTTTTTTGTAATTCGAAGGAAGGAGATGAAATAGGGCGTCCATACCGTAGCGAAAGTGCGGATGAGGTTAGGCAGCTGTATTTCACCCATAGCCCTCTTGCTCCCCCCGCCTTCATCCGAGCGGATGAAAACAAACACTAACGATGGCGGCGCCGGGAGGGGACCGGCTGCTGGGCTTAAGGCAGGAGTGATCGCTTGAGCTGTGAGGGCACTGTTGAAGAACGCCGGTCAATGTGAGTGCGACAACTCGCGCAATTCTGGGAGTGAAACAGCCGGGGTCCACGAGCCACGAGCCTCCTGAGGCGTGTGGTATCTATCTGCGACCCCTGCTGTCACTGCAGCTCCGGAGCGCCGAGCCCTCAGCCAGGAGGCGCAACTGGCCGGCCCCAGGCCCCGGCCTCCGTAATGAGAGCCTCGAGCCATTCTCTGTGTCGCAGCTTTGCAGGTACTAACTTTAGTGGGAATACCCCCAGATCACTCAGCGCCCCCGGGTGGGAGGCTATGGATCTGCGGCCTTTCCGGTACCTCCTTGTGGAGAAGCAGCTGGGTAGCCGCAGTACAGTCACCAGAGCTTTATTTGGGAAGTAGAGTTGGTGTAGGCCCTGTTGGCTCTTGATGGCTCTAAGTTTTAACAGAAATCCCCAAAGCTTTCGTCTCTACTTTCTCCGCTCTTTGGGTTGTGTTGTAAGGCTTTTTGAGGTAATTGTGGAACCGTAACTCCGGGGTTGGTACCAGTTCGAAGGAGGCAGGTTTCCATTCAATCAagatttgttgaaagaaaaaagaaaaaaaaaaaaggatttgcgGAGTGCCAAATATGCACTCCGCGTGTAGGTGAGGGTGACTGTTGACTAGTGAAAAAAGGGACCTAAAGTTCACGACTATCTTCTTACTGTCGTTGGAACGACCTGTGGAAACCTGCGATCCATTCTCATTTAATAAATCTCTGGGTAAGTGGCTAAGCACCTTTTTTGGGTTCATCACTAACTTGTCTACGTTTTCACTTTCCAAGTCAGTTAGTTTCCAGTTTGCCTTGTCAATTGAGCGTAGTATTTCACTTTTAGTATCTTCCccttagagagagaaagcttgaTCATTATACCTAGTTTAAAACTAATCTCTTAAGATAGAATTTATTGAACAGTTTCAGTGGGAAATGTGCAATAATAGGAAAGAACAGACCCTTCCTTTACGCTAAATTAAtctggatttttgtgtgtttcatgAATGTTAGTCCTTTTTATGTGTGGATATTGCAGCTTCAactaaattacaattttttttttttgttttcaactccATTTTCAGCTGAGCAGATGCCTTATGAATGTGTAATGGAAtcctgaattaatattttttaattttcttttttttaagtttttttttttttagagagagcacaagcggggaagagggagagagagagagagagagagagaaagagagagaatcttaagtaggctccatgctgagcatagagccagAGTCAGGACttcatcccaggaccctgggatgatgacctgagccgaaattgagtctaatgctcaactgactgagccccccagggacccCCTGAGTTAATatctttaggggtacctgggtggctcagtcggttgagcatctgactttggctcaggtcatggtctcacagtttgtgggttcaagccccgcattgggctctgtgctgacagctcagagcctggagcctgcttcagattctgtgtctccgtttctctctgcccacccctgctcatgctctgcctgtctcgctctctcaaaaataaataaatattaaaattttttttaatgcatagtGGATGATGAGTAAGTGTTGAAGCAAGTGTCAAACATACTGGTCTGTATAATAAGATGAATGTAGTTAATTCATGCACTCTTTTCCAATTGTATCCCTTTGGATAGAAAGTTAAGGGTATGGCAACTTTTGAGATTCACATTACCTAAAAATTGGCAAACCACTGGGTTTTAAACTATTGTACTTaaatttaagaattctttttgtgtatttgtattttttttctcaagagtgGT from Panthera tigris isolate Pti1 chromosome D1, P.tigris_Pti1_mat1.1, whole genome shotgun sequence includes the following:
- the HARBI1 gene encoding putative nuclease HARBI1, translated to MAIPITVLDCDLLLYGRGHRTLDRFKLDDVTDEYLMSMYGFPRQFIYYLVELLGASLSRPTQRSRAISPETQILAALGFYTSGSFQTRMGDAIGISQASMSRCVANVTEALVERATQFIRFPADEASMQAVKDEFYGLAGMPGVIGVVDCIHVAIKAPNAEDLSYVNRKGLHSLNCLMVCDIRGALMTVETNWPGSLQDYAVLQQSSLSSQFEAGMHKDSWLLGDNSFFLRTWLMTPLHIPETPAEYRYNMAHSATHSVIEKTFRTLCSRFRCLDGSKGALQYSPEKSSHIILACCVLHNISLEHGMDVWSSPMTGPMEQPPEEEYEHMESLDLEADRMRQELMLTHFS